GAGCGTCCCGTCCCCGCGCAGCGCCACCGCGTGCTGCGCCCCCGCCGCCAGCTCCGTCACCGCCCCCAGCCCCTGCACCGGCACCGGCGAGGCGCGCTCCTGCGTCGTCCCGTCCCCCAGCTGCCCGGAGGCGTTGGAGCCCCACGCCAGCACGGTGCCCCCGTGGCGCAGCGCCAGCGAGCTGGAGTTCTGCGCGGCGACGGCCTTCACGTCGGTGAGGCCCGCCACCTGCACGGGCGTGGCCTTGTCCGTCCACGTGTCGTCGCCCAGCTGGCCCGAGGAGTTGCCACCCCACGTCCACACCGTCCCGTCCACGCGCAGCGACACCACGTGGTAGGTGCCCGCGGCCACGCTGGTGACGCCGTCGAGCCCGGCCACCCGCACGGGAGCCAGGCGCTGGGCGAAGGTGCCATCACCGAGCTGCCCGGAGCCATTCGCGCCCCACGCCCACACCGTCCCGTCCGTGCGCACCGCCAGCGAGAAGTCGAAGCCGGCCGCGAGCGCCACCACGTGCGTCAGGCCCGGCACCGGCGCCGGGGTGGGCCCCGGCTGCGTGTGGCCCCGGCCCAGCTGCCCGTAGAAGTTGGTGCCCCAGGCCCACACCGTGCCGTCCTTGCGCAGCGCCAGCGAGTGGAAGTCTCCCGCCGCCACCCACACCACCTCCGTCAGCCCCGGCACCTGCTGCGGCGTGGCGCGGTCCGTGGTGGTGCCGTCGCCCAGCTGCCCGGAGGAGTTGCTCCCCCAGGCCCACACCGTGCCGTCCTTGCGCAGCACCAGCGAGTGCGAGTCCCCCGCCGCCACGGACACCCCATCCGTGATTCCCACCACCTGCGTCGCGGCCAGGCGCTGGAAGGACATGTCGCCCCCGCCGAGCTGCCCGACGCTGTTGCCGCCCCACGCCCACAGGGTGCCCGTGGGTGTCAGGTAGAGCGAGTGCTGCGCGCCCGCGGCCACCCGGACCGGCTCGGCCGTGGGCGCGAGGCGCTGGACCTGCTGGGACAGCGAGTCCAGGGAGGCGGTGTCACCGGCGGGCCCCGGCCCCTGGCCGCAGGCGGCCACCAACAGGGCGCCCACCAGCAGCCCCAGCAGGGCTTGGAGTCCCACGTTCGTGTCCTTGCGCATCGGTCTTCCTCCGGGAGTGCGAGCACGTCTGCCAGGACGGAGCGCCGCGATGGGGAAACGGGGCGCCGGTGGCCGTCCGGCGGGCGGGTGTATACGGCGAAACGTCACACGCTTGTATCCCGAGAAGGCCCCCTGGCGCCCCTCCAGGCGGCCACCTGTAATTCATTTACAGAAATCACCCTCGGGTCGTTACAACCCCAGTGTCTCCCCAGCGCCCGTGGGACGTCTTGTCACATGCGCGCGGTACACACTTCTTCACGCGGATTGCGTTGCAGTGCGTCGCGTGTGGGTAAGGATTGGGGGGACCATGGAATCCCCGGTGCGCTTCGTCATCTTCGCCATCGTCAGCGGCCTCATCACGCTGCTGGCCCACATCTACCTGTACCGGCGCCTCTTCGCGGACACCTCCGAGGACCCGCTGTGGCGGCGGATGGGCATGGGGGTGATGGCGGCCCTGGCCGTGCCGCTCGTGCTGTCGTGGTCGGTGACGCGCTTCTTCCCCCTGGACACCACCTTCGCGGTAGCCACCGCCGTGTGGACTTGGATGGGCGCGGCAACGTACCTGCTGTTCGCCTTCTGGGCGCTGGGTGGCGCGCGAAGCGTGGCCGGCTGGGTGAAGCGCTCCCGCCGGGTGGCCCCCGGGGTGGACGTGGCGGCGCCGCAGGTGGGTGAAGCGCCGGTGCTGGCCGCGACAGGCTCGGACGCGGCCCCGCAGGTGCCCGTGCGGGCCCTGGCGCCGGACTCCGACAGCCCGCCAGCGCCGGTGCTGGCCGCGGTGTCGCAGGCCCCTGCCGGCAGGCCCGTGGACCTGGAGCGCCGGCGCTTCCTGTCGCGGGCCACGGCGGGCGGCGCGGTGCTGGCCTCGGGCGGCGTGACGGGCTTCGGCGTGTGGAGCGCCTTCCATCCTCCCGAGGTGACCGAGGTGGCGGTGCGGCTGCCCGGCCTGCCCAGGGCGCTGGACGGCTTCACCCTCGTCCACCTCAGCGACATCCACGTGGGCCCCGTCATCCAGCGCCGCTTCATGGACGAGCTGGTGGCGCGCTGCGACGCCCTGCGTCCGGACCTGGTGTGCATCACCGGCGACCTGGTGGATGGGCAGGTGTCATCGCTGGCGCCCTCGGTGGCCGCGCTGTCCAACCTGAAGGCGCGCCATGGCACGTACTTCGTCACCGGCAATCACGAGTACTACTGGGACCATGCAGCGTGGGCGGATGCGCTGGAGCGCATGGGGGTGCACGTGCTGCGCAACCGCCACGTGCGCATCGGCGACGCGGCGGCCTCGTTCGACCTGGTGGGTGTGGATGACTGGTCCGCGCAGCGCTCGGGCCTCGGGCGGGGGTATGACCTGGACGCCGCAATCGCTGGCAGGGACCCGGAGCGTGCATCCGTGTTGCTGGCGCATCAGCCTTCCAACTGGAGCGTGGCGGCGCAAAAGGGCCTGGGCCTGCAGCTGTCCGGGCATACCCACGGCGGCCAGTTCTTCCCCTTCACCCTGGCGGTGTCCGCCATCTGGCAGCATGACGCGGGCCACTTCTCCCAGGGAGACCGACACCTCTATGTCAGCCGGGGAACAGGCTTCTGGGGGCCGCCGCTGCGAGTCGGCTCGCCGCCGGAGATCGTCAAGGTGACGCTCCTGGCGTGATGTATAGATTGAGCTGGAATGGGCAAGGAACCGGCTCAAAGGGAGATAAAGCAGGAGCGCGCGGCCCGCACGCGCGTGGAAATCCTGGAAGCGGCCATCACCCTCTTCGCGCGCCGGGGCTTCCTCGCCACCACCATGGCGGACCTGGCGCGGGCCATCCGGATGACGCCCGGCGCGCTGTACTGGCACTTCCCCACCAAGGAAGACCTGCTGCTGGCCGCCATCGAGGAGCTGCACCAGCGCTGCCTGCGCGAGTTCGTGGGCCGGTTGACGGAGGCCCGCGCCCTGTCGGCCCGGGAGCAGTTCCACGCCTTCACCGAGCGCACGCAGGAGTTCCTGCGCTGCCACCGCGAGTACGGCATCTTCTTCGCGATGCTGGCGGCCGAGGCGGCGGAGGCGAATGACCGGGTGGCGGACGCCATCCGGGAGAAGCTGGCCCTGTACGCGAAGGTGCTGGAGGGCATCATCCGCCACGGCCAGAAGACGGGCGAGTTCCGCCAGGACGTGGACGCCCTGCACACCGCGCACAGCCTCTTCGGCGGGTACATGGGCGTGCTGGTGCACCAGAACCTCTTCCGCGCCACCCTGAGCTACGACCCGCTCGTGGCCGCGCTGCACCTGCTGGTGACGGCGGGCACCGACGCCCGCTCGGCCCGCGAGTGAGCGGCGCGGCAATCCCTACCATCCATCGCTCGCGCCTGAGGCCTGCTCCAAAAAGAATCGGGCGGCTCCAGACCTCTCAGGAGCCGCCCGACCCATGTCTTTCATGAAGCAGCGCGACTCAGCGTCGCCGCGCGGGCCTCACGGCGCTGGCGGCGGCGGCGCGGTGATGACGTTGGCCGAGCCGGGCGTCGCCGTCGTCGTGTACTTGAAGTCCACCGCGTTGACGTCGGTGTCCGCGTTGTCGGCACCGCGCGAGAGCGAGGCCTCGTAAGACACGGAGGTGAGGTCGACCAGCGTGGTGGTCGCCGCCGCGCCCTCCTGGAAGTTGAACGTCCCCGTCACGTTGTTGATGGTGCCCGTGGAAGCGCCACCGTAGGACAGCGTGTCGACGATGCGCCCCTGTGCGGTGTCGAAGATGGCGACCGCGTCCGGATTGCCGTTCTGGATGCCACTCGAGGGAACCGCCAGCTCCTTCACATTCGCCGAGTTGAGGCCTTCGAGGATGATGGCGGACCCGACGACCAGGTACTGGCCGGGCTCCAGGGAGCCCGCGCTCGCCAGGCTGACACGGGCGTACTCCTTGTTCTGGCCGGCGGCACCGTTGATGAGGACGAGCACCAGGTTCTGCAGCGACAGGGTGTCGTTGGTGGGGTTGTAGAGCTCCACGAACTCCTTCGTGTCCGCGCTGGCCTGGTCGTAGTCCACCTCGTTGATGACCAGGTGGTTGATGGCGGGGCGGTCGGTGACGGTGATGTCCGCCCCCTGCGTCACACCGGCGTAGGACGCGGTCAACCGCGCCTGGCCCAGGGCCTCGCCGGCGGTGAAGGTCACCTGGCCGCTCGTCTGACCCGCGGCGATGCTCACGGTGGCGGAGGAGAGCTCGCCCACGCCCGTGGCCGGCTCCAGCGCCACGCTCACGGTGATGCCTCCCGCCGGCGCCGCGCGGTCCAGCGTCACCGTGAAGGCCTGCGTCGCGGTGAAGAGCACCGTCGCCGTGGCCGGCGTCAGCGTGCTGAGCTTCGGCGGCGGCGGCGTCACCGTGACGTCCACCGAGCGAGTGATGCCGGACAGCGACGCGGACACCTTGCCCGCGCCCCCACCCTCCGCATCCGCGGTGAAGGTGAAGGTCGCCTGCGTCGTGCCCGCCGTCACCGTCACCGTGGCGGGCACGGTGCCGAAGCGCGAGACACCCTGCCCCGGCGTCGCCGCCAGCGCCACCACCGCGTCCCTCGTCGGGGCGCGGTCCAGCGTCAACGTGAACGCCAGCGTGCCACCCGCCGGAACGGGGTCCGTGGAGGCCGGCACCAGGGACACCAGCCGCGGCGCGTTCTGGTCCAGCGTCACCGTGCGACTGGCGCTGCTGTCACCCAGCGTCGCCGTCAGCGTGCCCTCCGTGCCGTCGGCCTCCGGGTCCGCGGTGAAGGTGAACGTCGCCTGCATCGCGTCCGTCGCCACCGCCAGCGCGCCGTTCTCCACGCTGAAGGTGCCGAAGCCCGTCGCCGGGTCCATGCTCAGCGCCACGGTGGTGTTCGCGGGCGCCGGCCGGTCCAGATGCACGGTGAGCGTCACCGTGCCACCGGGCACCATCGTCACCTCGTCGGGGCTGATGCGGCTCACCGCGGGCTGCTCGCTCTGTCCGAGCACCCGCACCGTTGCCGGCAGCGAGGACTCGCCCAGCGTCGCCGTGAGGGTGACGCCGGCGGCCTGCATCCGCGGGTTCAGCTTCACCACCGCGGACGTCTGGCGCGCGGGGATGACGACGCCGCCATCCACCACTTCCAGCGCGGTGGAGTCGCTGGACGTCACCGCCACCGTGACGTCCACCGGGTAGGCGTTGGCCATGGTCACCGTGAGCACCTGCGGGAGCGTGTCGCCCGTGGCGGAGCCCACGCGGATGAAGCCCCCACCGCCGAAGGCCGTCAGCGCCGGCAGCGGCGGCAGCGGAACCACCATGTCGGCCGCGCTCCGGGGCAGCAGCCTGGAGTTGTTGAACGCGTAGGTGAGCACGCCGCGCAGGTTGAGGAAGCGGGTGCCCGCCACCTGCGCGGGATAGTCGAAGGCCTGGTCGTCGACCATCAGGCCGGACGTGGGGGGAGTGCCGTTCGGGTTCTCGTCCACGAAGAACTCGCCGCGGCTGTCCTCGGCACGGGTGGACCAGACGTCACGCACCTCCACCAGCACGCCCTCCAGCGCCGCGGCGCGGGCGCCGCCGGTGCGAACCTCCTCCGTGCGCACCCCCACCGGCTCCGGCAGGGCATTGCCGGAGCTGAGCTTTCTCACCTCCACGTTCGTCAGCTCCAGCAGGCCGAAGTACCGCTCCAG
This DNA window, taken from Pyxidicoccus xibeiensis, encodes the following:
- a CDS encoding metallophosphoesterase, with product MESPVRFVIFAIVSGLITLLAHIYLYRRLFADTSEDPLWRRMGMGVMAALAVPLVLSWSVTRFFPLDTTFAVATAVWTWMGAATYLLFAFWALGGARSVAGWVKRSRRVAPGVDVAAPQVGEAPVLAATGSDAAPQVPVRALAPDSDSPPAPVLAAVSQAPAGRPVDLERRRFLSRATAGGAVLASGGVTGFGVWSAFHPPEVTEVAVRLPGLPRALDGFTLVHLSDIHVGPVIQRRFMDELVARCDALRPDLVCITGDLVDGQVSSLAPSVAALSNLKARHGTYFVTGNHEYYWDHAAWADALERMGVHVLRNRHVRIGDAAASFDLVGVDDWSAQRSGLGRGYDLDAAIAGRDPERASVLLAHQPSNWSVAAQKGLGLQLSGHTHGGQFFPFTLAVSAIWQHDAGHFSQGDRHLYVSRGTGFWGPPLRVGSPPEIVKVTLLA
- a CDS encoding TetR/AcrR family transcriptional regulator; the protein is MGKEPAQREIKQERAARTRVEILEAAITLFARRGFLATTMADLARAIRMTPGALYWHFPTKEDLLLAAIEELHQRCLREFVGRLTEARALSAREQFHAFTERTQEFLRCHREYGIFFAMLAAEAAEANDRVADAIREKLALYAKVLEGIIRHGQKTGEFRQDVDALHTAHSLFGGYMGVLVHQNLFRATLSYDPLVAALHLLVTAGTDARSARE